The Comamonas sp. GB3 AK4-5 genome includes a region encoding these proteins:
- the rpsM gene encoding 30S ribosomal protein S13: protein MARIAGINIPPHKHAEIGLTAIYGVGRTTARKICDACGIEYSKKVKDLTDADLEKIRDQLNPMTLEGDLRRETTMNIKRLMDIGCYRGFRHRRGLPMRGQRTRTNARTRKGPRKGAAALKK, encoded by the coding sequence ATGGCACGTATCGCCGGCATTAACATCCCGCCGCACAAGCATGCTGAAATCGGCCTGACCGCCATCTACGGCGTGGGTCGTACCACTGCACGCAAGATTTGCGACGCATGCGGCATCGAATATTCCAAGAAGGTTAAGGACCTGACGGACGCTGATCTGGAAAAGATCCGCGACCAGCTGAATCCCATGACCCTGGAAGGCGACCTGCGTCGCGAGACCACGATGAACATCAAGCGTCTGATGGACATCGGTTGCTATCGTGGTTTCCGTCATCGTCGTGGCCTGCCCATGCGTGGTCAACGTACCCGCACCAACGCCCGCACCCGCAAGGGTCCGCGCAAGGGCGCCGCGGCTCTGAAGAAATAA
- the rpmJ gene encoding 50S ribosomal protein L36 translates to MRVSASVKKICRNCKIIRRKGVVRVICTDQRHKQRQG, encoded by the coding sequence ATGAGAGTTTCGGCTTCGGTCAAGAAAATCTGCCGCAACTGCAAGATCATCCGCCGCAAGGGTGTGGTGCGCGTGATCTGTACCGACCAGCGCCACAAGCAGCGCCAAGGTTGA
- the secY gene encoding preprotein translocase subunit SecY encodes MATSAAQIAKTGKFGDLRRRLVFLLLALVVYRIGTHIPVPGIDPAQLQQLFNGQQGGILNLFNMFSGGALSRFSVFALGIMPYISASIIMQLMTYVIPTFEQMKKEGEAGRRKITQYTRYGTVALALFQSLGIAVALESQAGLVYAPGFGFRLTAVVTLTAGTLFLMWLGEQITERGLGNGISILIFAGIAAGLPSSIGGLLELVRTGAMSILAAIIIVLVVAAVTYFVVFVERGQRKILVNYARRQVGNKVYGGQSSHLPLKLNMAGVIPPIFASSIILLPATVVNWFSAGESMRWLKDIAGALTPGQPIYVLLYAAAIIFFCFFYTALVFNSRETADNLKKSGAFIPGIRPGDQTARYIDKILVRLTLAGAIYITFVCLLPEFLILKYNVPFYFGGTSLLIIVVVTMDFMAQVQNYMMSQQYESLLKKANFKTSGN; translated from the coding sequence GTGGCTACTAGCGCAGCGCAAATTGCAAAAACTGGCAAGTTCGGTGACTTGCGTCGCCGACTGGTTTTTCTGCTGCTCGCGCTGGTCGTGTACCGCATCGGGACTCACATCCCGGTGCCGGGCATCGACCCTGCGCAACTGCAGCAGCTGTTCAATGGCCAACAGGGCGGTATCCTCAATCTGTTCAACATGTTCTCCGGTGGCGCTTTGTCGCGCTTCTCGGTGTTTGCACTGGGGATCATGCCGTACATCTCGGCATCGATCATCATGCAGCTGATGACTTACGTCATCCCGACATTCGAACAGATGAAGAAGGAAGGTGAGGCGGGTCGTCGCAAGATTACCCAATACACCCGCTACGGCACTGTGGCCTTGGCCCTCTTTCAATCATTGGGTATCGCAGTCGCTCTGGAAAGCCAGGCGGGTCTGGTGTACGCCCCAGGGTTCGGCTTCCGTCTCACGGCGGTGGTGACTCTGACGGCAGGTACGCTGTTCCTGATGTGGTTGGGTGAGCAGATCACGGAACGTGGTCTGGGCAACGGTATTTCCATTCTGATCTTTGCTGGTATCGCCGCAGGCCTGCCCAGCTCGATCGGTGGATTGCTGGAGCTGGTGCGCACCGGCGCCATGAGCATTCTGGCCGCGATCATCATTGTTCTCGTAGTGGCAGCCGTGACGTATTTCGTCGTGTTTGTCGAGCGAGGCCAACGAAAGATCCTGGTGAATTACGCACGCCGTCAAGTCGGCAACAAGGTGTATGGTGGCCAGTCTTCGCACTTGCCACTGAAGCTGAATATGGCAGGTGTGATTCCTCCCATCTTCGCTTCGTCCATCATCTTGCTGCCCGCAACGGTGGTGAACTGGTTCAGTGCTGGAGAGTCGATGCGCTGGCTGAAGGACATCGCAGGTGCTCTGACCCCCGGTCAGCCCATCTATGTGTTGCTGTATGCCGCCGCCATCATCTTCTTCTGCTTCTTCTACACGGCCCTGGTGTTCAATAGCCGGGAAACTGCCGACAACCTGAAGAAGAGCGGTGCCTTCATCCCCGGGATTCGTCCTGGTGACCAGACGGCTCGCTACATTGACAAGATCCTGGTGCGTCTGACATTGGCCGGCGCGATCTACATCACCTTTGTGTGCTTGCTGCCCGAATTCCTGATCCTGAAGTACAACGTTCCGTTCTACTTCGGTGGTACATCACTGCTGATTATTGTGGTGGTGACCATGGACTTCATGGCACAGGTGCAGAACTACATGATGTCCCAGCAGTACGAGTCACTGCTGAAGAAGGCTAACTTCAAGACATCTGGCAATTAA
- the rplO gene encoding 50S ribosomal protein L15, protein MELNSIKPADGAKHAKRRVGRGIGSGLGKTAGRGHKGQKSRSGGYHKVGFEGGQMPLQRRLPKRGFKSHLLKFNAEVTLSTLEQLGLAEVDLAALKQAGLVPAIAQVVKVIKSGEISKAVKLSGIGATAGAKAAIEAAGGSIAA, encoded by the coding sequence ATGGAACTCAATAGCATCAAGCCTGCAGACGGCGCCAAGCACGCCAAGCGTCGCGTTGGCCGTGGTATCGGTTCTGGTCTGGGTAAGACCGCCGGCCGTGGTCACAAGGGTCAGAAATCGCGTTCGGGTGGCTACCACAAGGTGGGCTTCGAAGGCGGTCAAATGCCTCTGCAGCGTCGCCTGCCCAAGCGTGGTTTCAAGTCGCATCTGCTGAAGTTCAATGCAGAAGTGACCTTGTCCACCCTGGAGCAACTGGGTCTGGCTGAAGTCGACCTCGCCGCCCTGAAGCAAGCTGGCCTCGTGCCCGCTATTGCCCAGGTGGTGAAGGTGATCAAGAGTGGCGAAATCAGCAAGGCTGTGAAGCTGAGCGGAATTGGTGCCACTGCTGGCGCCAAGGCCGCCATCGAAGCAGCCGGTGGCAGCATCGCCGCCTGA
- the rpmD gene encoding 50S ribosomal protein L30: MTTQQTVKVQLVRSPIGTKQDHRATVRGLGLRKLNSISELKDSPEVRGMINKISYLVKVL; encoded by the coding sequence ATGACAACGCAACAAACCGTTAAGGTGCAATTGGTGCGCAGCCCCATTGGCACCAAGCAAGATCACCGCGCTACCGTGCGCGGTCTGGGTCTGCGCAAGCTGAACAGCATCAGCGAACTGAAGGACAGCCCTGAAGTGCGCGGCATGATCAACAAGATCAGCTATCTGGTCAAAGTGCTCTGA
- the rpsE gene encoding 30S ribosomal protein S5, whose translation MAKFSPKVQDQGNDDGLREKMIAVNRVTKVVKGGRILGFAALTVVGDGDGRVGMGKGKSKEVPAAVQKAMEECRRNLVKVSLKSGTIHHSVTGHHGAARVELHPAPKGTGIIAGGPMRAVFEVVGITDIVAKSHGSSNPYNMVRATFDALQNATTPAEVASKRGKSVEDIFAA comes from the coding sequence ATGGCTAAATTTTCCCCCAAAGTGCAAGACCAAGGTAATGACGACGGTCTGCGCGAAAAAATGATCGCGGTGAACCGCGTCACCAAGGTCGTGAAGGGCGGTCGTATCCTCGGCTTCGCTGCACTGACCGTGGTTGGCGACGGTGATGGCCGCGTGGGTATGGGTAAGGGCAAGTCCAAGGAAGTGCCCGCCGCCGTGCAAAAGGCAATGGAAGAGTGCCGTCGCAATCTGGTGAAGGTTTCGCTCAAGAGCGGCACCATCCACCACTCTGTGACCGGTCACCACGGTGCTGCTCGCGTTGAGCTGCACCCCGCCCCCAAGGGTACCGGCATCATCGCTGGCGGCCCTATGCGCGCCGTGTTCGAAGTCGTCGGTATCACCGACATCGTGGCCAAGAGCCACGGTTCTTCGAATCCCTACAACATGGTTCGCGCCACCTTCGACGCTCTGCAAAACGCTACGACCCCTGCGGAAGTGGCTTCTAAGCGCGGCAAGTCGGTCGAAGATATCTTCGCGGCCTGA
- the rplR gene encoding 50S ribosomal protein L18: protein MLNKKEQRLRRARQTRIRIAQQGVARLSVNRTNLHIYASVTSEDGTKVLACASTAEVEVRSQLGAAGKGGNVAAAALIGKRIAEKAKAAGVEKVAFDRAGFAYHGRVKALAEAAREAGLQF, encoded by the coding sequence ATGTTGAACAAGAAAGAGCAGCGTCTGCGCCGTGCACGCCAAACCCGCATTCGCATTGCACAGCAAGGCGTAGCGCGTCTGAGCGTGAACCGTACCAACCTCCACATCTACGCCAGCGTGACGTCGGAAGACGGCACCAAGGTGCTGGCTTGCGCCTCGACTGCCGAAGTCGAAGTGCGCTCTCAGCTGGGCGCCGCAGGCAAGGGTGGCAACGTGGCTGCTGCCGCACTGATCGGCAAGCGCATTGCTGAAAAGGCCAAGGCTGCTGGCGTTGAGAAGGTGGCTTTCGATCGCGCTGGTTTTGCATACCACGGCCGCGTGAAGGCCTTGGCTGAAGCCGCTCGCGAAGCGGGCCTGCAGTTCTAA
- the rplF gene encoding 50S ribosomal protein L6: protein MSRVAKANVTIPAGVDVSINADSIKVKGKGGELSQALHALVSISNNDGKLSFAPANDSRDADALAGTFRQLVNNMVKGVTEGFEKKLTLVGVGFKAAAQGSKLNLAIGFSHPVNFEMPAGITVATPTPTEIVIKGADRQVVGQLAAEIRAVRPPEPYKGKGIRYANEKVVIKETKKK, encoded by the coding sequence ATGTCTCGCGTAGCAAAAGCAAATGTGACCATCCCCGCTGGCGTGGATGTGTCTATCAATGCTGATTCCATCAAGGTCAAGGGCAAGGGCGGCGAGCTGTCCCAAGCCCTGCATGCCCTGGTGTCCATCAGCAACAACGACGGCAAGCTGTCGTTCGCTCCCGCCAATGACTCCCGTGATGCTGACGCCCTGGCCGGTACTTTCCGCCAGTTGGTCAACAACATGGTCAAGGGTGTGACCGAGGGTTTCGAGAAGAAGTTGACGCTGGTTGGCGTGGGCTTCAAGGCCGCTGCACAAGGTTCCAAGCTGAACCTGGCTATCGGTTTCTCGCACCCCGTGAACTTCGAGATGCCTGCCGGTATCACTGTCGCTACCCCCACTCCGACTGAAATCGTGATCAAGGGTGCTGACCGCCAAGTGGTGGGTCAGTTGGCCGCTGAGATCCGCGCCGTTCGTCCTCCCGAGCCTTACAAGGGCAAGGGCATTCGCTATGCGAATGAGAAGGTCGTGATCAAAGAGACCAAGAAGAAGTAA
- the rpsH gene encoding 30S ribosomal protein S8 yields MSMSDPIADLLTRIRNAQMVSKATVSAPSSKVKVAIAQVLKDEGYIDGFEVKTEEGKSELVISLKYYAGRPVIERIERVSRPGLRVYKGRHAIPQVQNGLGVAIVTTPQGVMTDRKARATGVGGEVLCYVA; encoded by the coding sequence ATGAGCATGAGTGATCCTATCGCCGACTTGCTGACCCGCATCCGCAACGCCCAAATGGTGTCCAAGGCCACCGTGTCGGCTCCTTCCTCCAAAGTGAAGGTTGCCATTGCACAAGTGCTGAAAGACGAAGGCTATATCGACGGCTTCGAAGTGAAGACCGAAGAAGGCAAGTCCGAGCTGGTTATCAGCCTGAAGTACTACGCCGGCCGCCCTGTGATCGAGCGCATTGAGCGCGTGAGCCGTCCTGGCCTGCGCGTGTACAAGGGCCGTCACGCAATCCCTCAGGTCCAAAACGGCCTGGGCGTGGCCATCGTCACCACTCCCCAGGGCGTGATGACCGATCGCAAAGCGCGCGCTACCGGTGTCGGCGGCGAAGTGCTGTGCTATGTGGCCTAA
- the rpsN gene encoding 30S ribosomal protein S14: MAKKALIERELKREKLAAKFAAKYAELKAIAGDAKRSDEERDAARLGLQKLPRNSNPTRQRNRCEITGRPRGTFRQFGLGRAKIREMAFAGEIPGVTKASW; this comes from the coding sequence ATGGCTAAGAAAGCTTTGATCGAGCGCGAACTGAAGCGCGAAAAACTGGCCGCCAAGTTTGCTGCCAAGTACGCTGAATTGAAGGCCATCGCCGGCGACGCCAAGCGTTCCGACGAAGAGCGTGATGCAGCCCGCCTGGGTCTGCAAAAGCTGCCCCGTAACTCCAACCCCACTCGCCAACGTAACCGTTGCGAGATCACGGGCCGTCCCCGTGGCACCTTCCGTCAATTCGGTCTGGGCCGCGCCAAGATCCGTGAAATGGCCTTTGCCGGTGAGATTCCCGGCGTGACCAAGGCCAGCTGGTAA